In Nostoc piscinale CENA21, the genomic stretch ACGAGTTGCACTGTTGAGAGTGGGAATATTTAAACTCAAGCGCCGCAACTGATTATCAAGCCGCTCAAACACCTTATCAGATGAAGAAGCATAAGTAAGTTTACCTTCTTCGAGATGGATTGACCATGAGGTTGAACCAGTAAATACACGTAAGCAACCCGTTGCACGCCGACTAGTTAGCTGTGCTAATAAAGATAGTGGATGTAGTTTTTGGATTAACCGATGACTACTCATAGGAGTTAGATTTTGCATTTACTTCAGCGAAATTCAAGACGTTTCATATAAATTGGTACATTTTTTAGTTACTATTCCCCAGAAAACTTCGTTTTTGCGTCAAAAAATACTACAAATACTTAAGTTGAAATTTAGGAAATCGTAACTTGATGTTATGGCTGTTGGCATTTACATCTTTATTTATATGAGTAATTAAAAGTTAAATTAATTACTGCTGTTGAAATTGTCAGCATCAGGAGAGTTAACTTTACTAACTGTAAAAATTAAAACCATGCCCTTGCTTTTCATCAACTTTTAGATAAGCAAATCTTAAAGAACACTGCTAAATTAGCAAAATTTAACTAGATTTTTCTCAGTAGTTACACTTAAAAAAAAATCAGCTTTGCCCAAATCAGATATAATGTAATGTTTAGTTAAGTAAGATTACCGGGAATTTACATAAATTCATCGGATGCAATCACCTCTAGTCGTTGTTAGTGGAATTGTCTATATGATTCCCACGGAAAGTACAACTATTGGTGGTCTTAATGAAACTTCAACAGTTTACTTGCTAGACTATTTGCTTGACACGTAGTACTATAAAGTAAAATGTAAGTATTTCAACAATTTTTTGTCAACTCAGATAAAATTACTGATGCAATAAACTTGGGTAAATATTTTGAGTTTGATTGACTTGTAGGCGATCGCCAAACAGATAATATTGTGTTCGTTATACCTACCCTTGAAAGTTCACCCTTTCCCCAATCCTTAATTCTAAGCTTTTAAAATACTGTCCCATCACTGTTGATTTGGATAGGGGGTTGACCGCCTTTTCTGAGTGCTGCGGCTATTTTGCGTCCTGCTGTCCAGGTTCCGCCTTGGAGGATTTTTACTAAAGGTAGTTCTGCAACACTCATACCTAACTTTTCGCGGACAGTAGCTGCAATTTCATCTAATAAAATTACAGTTAAAGCCCGCCATTCAATGATTAATTCTGAATCAACAGAATGAGATGAATCCAAAATATTTGGATCTTTCAGCTTAATTAATCCTAAATCGAGACATAAGCCACCATTACGGTATTCTGGTAATCCTGTCAGTTCATCTAAATCAGTAATAATTAAACCTAGTTCTTGTAATGGTTCTAATAAAGAATATGTCAACCATTGGGAAAGTTTGTGAAATGGAACTAACCCATCATCACTAATAGCAGAATGTTGCCAAACATCACCCAAATTAACACCAGCAATGGTTAATCTTCCCGGCCAAATCTCACTCAACCCTTGCAACACTGCACTTAATACCGTTGTCGCTGCTAACTGCCCATTTTGGGATTTACTCACAAGGTAATTAACTAAATTGCCTGGACGCGGGTTTTCTTCGCCAAACAAATGAGGGAAAGCAATTACCACTCGCCCCAATCTCTGCAATAATTGCGATCGCCCACTCATTCCCACCAATGGATTTTCTGCACTAACCTGAAACCCAGTTGCTAATTCTGCTTCAGTTAACCTCAGCAATTTCAAAGCATCCACTTGCGGCAAACCTGAAAGCGAAAATGCCCCTGCACAAAACATCTCAAAGCTGGCAATAGCCAACCCTTCAGAACGCCCCAAACTCAAGCCCGTTGACTGTTCACGATAACGCCAACTTTCTCCCGCCCCCGCATCTAACAACACACTCACAATTGCCAAATCAAACTTAGCAATAGCTTGTTGCAAAGGCGTTAGCCCCGCTAACAAATTATCTAACTTTGCCAAACGCGGTATACCCTGCACCTCAAAATGTCGCCATCGACTATGAAAGGGAATATTTAAATCGGGATACTCACTCCGCATCACTTCAATTACATAATCTGCCACTTTTCCCAACTGCGACAAATCACAAGTAAAGTAAGACGACTTCCCCTCATTCACCAGCGCCAAAATTTGCCCACACCTTTCTCTTATCGCCCTGGGCGATCGCAAATACTCAATTTCTCTCTGTGAACTCTGCGCCTCTGCGGTTTTTTCCACCCTTCACCTCCAAATCATAGGGAGTAGTAAAAATTTACCCGACTCCCCATTCCCGACTCCCCTTGTTTACTCCAAAGAACGTCCCTTCACCTCCGACAAACCATCTGTATCCAACACATCCCCCGTAGTGTAATAACCCGCAGCCTTCTTCGCTTCAATTTCCACCCGCGCATCTTGGGGAATCAAATCTTCCGGTATCGCAATGCGTTCAACAATTTCAATACCAGACTGAGTAATGGCGTTGAATTTCATATTACTCATCGACACCATCCGGTCAATGCGGGTAATCCCCAGCCAATGTAACACATCGGGCATAAGTTCCTGAAAGCGCATATCTTGGACACCCGCGACGCATTCTGTCCGGGCAAAATAGGCATCAGCGCGATCGCCTCCTTCCTGACGCTTCCGGGCATTGTATACTAAGAACTTCGTCACCTCGCCCAAAGCCCGCCCTTCTTTGCGACAGTAGACAATAATTCCCACCCCACCTTCCTGGGCAGTTTGGACACATACCTCAATCCCGTGGACTAAATAAGGGCGACAGGTACAAATATCTGAACCAAATACATCAGAACCATTACACTCATCATGTACCCGCACAGCCACAGGTTTATTCGGGTCGGTAATTGCGGTGATATCCCCGACAATATATACAGTTAAACCCCCAATAGGCGGTAAAAATACTTCTAAATCAGAACGTGTTACTAGTTCTGGAAACATCCCTCCAGTTTGTTCAAACAAGGCGCGGCGCAAATCTCCTTCCGTAATACCAAAGCGTTTAGCAACGCCTGGTAAATACCACACTGGTTCAATGGCTGCTTTCGTCACAACCAAGTCACCGCCAGGTTTCATAATTTGCCCATCCACCTGCAAGCGCCCTTTCGCCACCGCCTCTTGCAGTTCCGGCATATTAATATGTGCCTTGGTAATGGCAATTGTCGGGCGGATATCGTAACCCTGTTGTAAATAGGCAGAAAAAAATTTCCGGTGCGATCGCTCCCAAAGGATCAAGTGAGACGATTTTATCAGGGTCAGCCCAACTTGGATGGGGGCCGATCTGCTCAATTGGGGAAGTATTGGTTAAATCAGCGCGGTGGTCTGTTTGTAAAGCGCCACTCGCCACCGCTAAAGCCCGATAAATCGCATATCCGCCCGAATGAGTCCCAATCACATTGCGATGGCCTTGGTTCGTCAACGTTGCAATTACCGGGCCGCGTTCCATCGGTTCACTTCCGCCCCAGTTAATAGGTATTGGCTTGGGGCCGAAACGACTTGGATGTGATGTTAAAACAATATGCCGGGAAACACTATTTGGCTTTGGCATAGTCACACAATTTTAGATTTGAGATTTGAGATTTTGGATTTGCCCAACAGTCCAATGAGGGCTTGAGAATGCTAAAGTTGGGATTTTTGCTTGATTGCAGAGAAAAATCCGTATTCTATCCGACTCAGGAACTATTAATCATAAATTTATCTTTGAAGGCAGGAGTTAGGGGGCAGGAGGCAGGAGGAAGAGTTTAAGACTACCACTAAACTTTCGTGAAAATGGTTGTTACCTTAGCTTCCCGCAGGATACAAAACCTCCTGCCTCCTGCCTTCTGCCTTTTGCCTCCTTTATGTAATGTTTTTCTGACTTATTAGTAACTCAGTAGTTGTCAAGTATCTTGAGTAAGTTTTCTGTTTTTGATGTGCGGTTTCTTAGTGACTAATTATTTACAACTCTATTATGTAGAGTTTCGTATTTGTCAGTATTGGTTAATACAATTACTAACATAAAATTCGTTATTTATTCATACTAATGTGGAAGAAATTTAAAGATGGCATTAAATGTCACTGAGGAGATAATTTTGTGCGAAAGTTATTAATAAGGTAAAAACACTAATCTCGAAATCTCTCAAATTCATGGATTCTTTATCTATTAATTCTTTACTTGAAGATTTGAAGAACCCTAATGCTTCTGTCCGGGAAAAAGCAACCAAGAAACTGTGGCGAATCTGGTTTCAGCAAAAGGGTATTCACGGTCTGGAAAAAATCGACAAAAGCCAAAAACTGCTAGATGCAGGTAAAACCACGGAAGCAGAATCACTGTTGACTAAACTCATCCAAGAACAGCCTGATTTTGCCGAAGCTTGGAATCGCCGCGCTTTTCTGTACTACAGTCTCGGTAAATATAAAGAATCTCTGGCAGACTGTCAGATGGTGATTCAAATTAATCCAGTGCATTTTGGCGCACTGCATGGTATGGGCTTGTGTTATGCCGCCATTGGTCAGTATGTGGATGCAATTAAAGCCTTTAAACGTGCTTTAGCAATTCAACCTTATTCTTTAGTAAATCAAAAACTGATTTTAGAATGTACACTCAGACTCAGTTAAAAAATCGGTCTGATTACATTCTTTGGTTTTATGAATCCGTTACCACCCACAACAACAGTGATTCATCGCTTTAGTCGCCGCCAGTTTATTCAGCATGGTTTCATCTGTATGGGTAGCGGCTTGCTTGCTGCTTGTACCAACAGTAACCAACCAGCAAATTCAAGTTCACAGTTAGATAAAGTCAGCTTTGGGACAAACTGGTATGCACAAGCAGAACATGGCGGATTTTACCAAGCGATCGCTACTGGTATTTACCAAAAGCATGGTCTAGATGTCACCATTAAAATGGGTGGCCCACAAGTACCAAGCGGCACTCAGTTGTTAGTCGGGGGTGCAGTTGACTTTTTTATGGGGTATGGCATCGATGCCATTAACGCCATTGCCCAAGGAATCCCCAAAATTACCGTCGCGGCCATCTTTCAAAAAGACCCGCAATGTCTAATATCCCATCCCAACCCAGCAATTCAAACCCTTGCCGACCTCAAAGGCAAACCAATTTACGTCTCAGCAGCAGCAAACGTCACATATTGGCCAGTTCTAAAAGTTAAGTATGGTTTTACCGACGACCAAAAACGCCCCTACAACTTTAATCCCGCCCCCTTCCTGGCAGATAAAACCTCAGCACAGCAAGGTTACATCACCTCAGAACCCTACGCCATTGAAAAACAAGGCGGGTTTAAACCCACAGTCTTTTTACTAGCAGATTACGGTTACTCTACCTACGCCACGACCATCGAAACCACAAAAGAACTAGTAGAAAAAAATCCCGATTTAGTCCAGCGATTTGTTGACGCTTCCATTAAAGGTTGGTACAGCTACCTCGAAAATCCCCAACCAGGAAATCAACTCATCAAAAAAGATAACCCCGAAATGACCGATGACCAACTAGCCTTCGGCATTCAAAAACTCAAAGAATATGGGATCATTACTTCTGGTACTGCCGAAAAACAAGGTATCGGGGCAATGAGTGAAGAACGCTGGCAAGTACTCTACGATAGCATGGTAACGGCTGGGGTTTACAAACCCAATGTTAACTACAAAGATGCCTTTACTTTGCAATTCGTCAATAAAGGTATGGAGTATTACAGCAGGTGACAGGTGATAGGTTACAGGTGACAGGTGATAGGATTTACGCAAGAACTCTGTCAAACTCTTATAACTTCGCGTTTTTTGCGTCCTTTGCGGTACCCTGCGGGAAGCCGCTTCGCGTCTACGTTAAAAAGAATTATGACTTACGCAAGAACTCTCTTAAACTCTTATAACTTCGTGTCCTTTGCGGTTCGTTTTTTCATACTTTTGCGTAAGTCCTGAGAATGAGTAACCATACAGCAATTACTCTGAGTCACATTAGCAAAGTCTACGCTAACGGCACTGTTGCCTTACAAGACCTAAACTTATCAATTCCCGAAGCGCAATTTGTCAGCTTAGTAGGTGCTTCGGGATGCGGTAAAAGCACAGTACTGCGATTAATAGCCGGATTAGGTAAAGTCAGTTCCGGTAATATTGACTGGGGCATACCACAAGCAGCGCGAAAATTAGCCTTTGTCTTTCAAGATGCTGCCCTGATGCCCTGGGCAACAGTGAGAGAGAATATCCGCCTACCGCTAAAATTGGTGGGAGTGCCGAAGCAAGATGCTCAAAATTTAGTCCAGCAAGCCTTAGCATTAGTCGGACTGACAAATTTTGCCGATAGTTATCCCCGACAATTATCTGGAGGGATGAAAATGCGCGTTTCCATAGCTAGGGCGTTAGTCACTCAACCCAATATTCTATTAATGGATGAACCCTTTGGGGCTTTAGATGAAATTACCCGCAGCAAACTGAACAGCGATTTGTTAGATTTGTGGCAGAAATATCATTGGACTGTGGTGTTTGTCACTCATAATATTTACGAGGCGGTGTATTTATCGAATCGCGTCTTAGTTATGGGGACAAATCCTGGACGGGTGGTGGCGGATATTGCAATTGATGTGCCTTATCCCCGTGATGAAGAGTTTCGGACATCAGTACTATATAACGAATATTGCCGCAAGGTTTCCCGTTGTTTAGCCGAAGCTATAAATTAACCGCAGATGGACGAGGCAGTGCGTTGGGGAGACAGTGCGTTGCGGAGGTTCCCTCCGTTGTAGCAACTGTCGTCGGCTCTGCCGACTTGAAGCAACTGCCATACGGATGGACGCTGATGAAGATTTTTGATAGGAAGACTCAAACTAAGTTGATTTCTGCTGAGGCTTTAGCACCTGTGGTTGTTGGGGTGTTAGTGTTGCTGCTGTGGGATATTTTGGTACGAGTCACTAATTTACCGCCTTATATTCTGCCTGGGCCGTTATTAGTATTGCAAACGTTAATTGCTGACTGGAACGAGTTATTTTCTTCGTTATTAATTACGTTACAAATTACGATAGTAGCTTTTATTGCTGCTGTTGTTTCTGGCTTATTAATGGCGATTTTGTTTACCCAAAGTAAGTGGATAGAAAAAAGTTTATTTCCCTACGCAGTTATTTTACAGACAACGCCGATAGTAGCGATCGCTCCCCTGATTATCCTTTGGTTCAAAAACAACACCTTCGCCGCCTTAGTAGTCTGTGCCTGGATAGTTGCATTTTTCCCTATCGTCTCTAACACCACCCTCGGACTCAACAGCGTTGACCGCAACTTACTCAACCTCTTTCAACTCTACAAAGCCTCACGCTGGCAAACCCTCTGGTATCTCCGCTTACCTAGTGCCATGCCTTATTTTTTAGGCGGATTAAAAATTAGCGGTGGTTTAGCCTTAATAGGTGCTGTCGTCGCGGAATTTGTCGCCGGGACTGGTGGTGCAAAATCCGGTATCGCCTACCGTATCTTAATTTCTAGCTATAACCTGCAAATTCCGCGAATGTTTGCCGCTTTATTCCTTACCACTGGCTTGGGTGTATTAATATTTGTCAGCCTCAGTTATCTATCGGATTTTATATTAAGTAAATGGCACGAAAGCGCAGTGAAATATGAAAATTAGTATATAAATTAGTCTTACTTGGAATGTAAAAAAAGACAAGGGAGAGAAATATATATGAACCTTGAAGATTGCGATCGCTTTTACTAGTCTGCTAATGTAAAAACTCATCTGCGTCCATCCGCGTCCATCGGCGGTTAATTACTCTTGCTTTTTTAATTAGCGATTTCTTGTTTAATGTCCTCCCAAGCAATCAGACTATTATTTTCAACATCACTCTTGGCAGCATAATAGGCTCTTAAATCATTTTCATCTTCCTCATCATCAATTTTTTGCAGCAGAGCGTAAATCTCATCTAAAGTACTATCATAAGCTTGATGCAAAAGTACATTGATTGCTTTGATTAATTGTTCCCACTCTTGTTCAGTTTTCATTTTCATACTTAGTTGCTCACAAAAATAATGCTAACTTAATTTTGTTGTTAGCGACCTATCAGACCTTATATTAAATAAATAACATTACAACTCAATTATTGCAGCGTCTAGAGGAGCGGAGAAATTAATTCTCAGCCTACCTCCGCGCTACTTTGCGTTAATAATAAGACTATGGCAACTACCAATTTAGAAACCCTCACTGCTGCTTTTTCAGATATTGAAACCATCACCGACCCCAACCAAGTAGCCAAATTATCCCAGGATTACCACACCTTTAGCCCTGTGCTTGTACCCAAATTAGCAGGCAAAGTCGGCGATATTGTTGTCCGTCCTGCCAACGAAGAAGAAGTAATTAAAGTAGCTTCGATATGTGCAGAATTACGCATACCTGTAACTGTGCGTGGTGCGGGAACTGGGAACTACGGGCAATGTGTACCGATGCACGGTGGCGTAATTTTAGACATGACCAAAATGCAGGAAATTCTCTGGATAAACCCAGGGGTAGCGCGAGTCCAAGCTGGGGTGAAATTGACAGCTTTAGATAAACAAGCAAAGGGAATTGGCTGGGAAATGCGAATGGCACCTTCAACCTACCGCACAGCCACTATTGGGGGTTTTGTTGCTGGTGGAAGTGGTGGTATTGGTTCGATACAGTATGGGTTACTGGGCGATCGCGGCAATCTTTTGGCATTGCGCGTGGTAACTTTAGAAGAGGAACCCCGTGTTATAGAACTGCGTGGTGACGATGTGCAGAAAGTCAACCATGCTTGGGGAATTAACGGCATTATCACCGAAGTCGAAATTCCTTTAGGGACTGCTTATCCTTGGGCGGAAGTTATTGTCACCTTTAACGACTTCATGACAGCCGCTAAGTTTGGTCAGGCATTAGGTAACGCCGATGGGATGATTAAAAAATTAATCTCTATCTTCGCCTCACCCATACCAGAATACTTTAGCGCCTTGCACCAATATATTCCTGATGCTACTCATGCAGCCTTATTAATGATTGCAGAACCCAGCTTAGAACTATTACCGGGTTTAGTACAGCAATACAACGGTCAAATTACCTATCAAAAGCCAGCCCAGGAAGCAGGTAAAGGCCTCAATTTAGCTGAATTTACCTGGAACCACACCACCTTACACGCCCGCAGTGTCGATACTTCTATTACCTACTTGCAATCTATCTTCCCCGCCGACAAAGGTTTAGAACTAGTAGAAGAGCTTTATCATTATTTCGGTGATGAAGTGATGATGCACTTAGAATTTATTCGTGTCAAAGGCCGAGTCATACCTGCGGCTTTACAACTTGTACGTTACACCACCGAAGCACGCCTGAATGAAATTATTCACTACCACGAAGCGAAAGGTGTGTTTATTGCCAATCCTCATACCTATATTATTGAAGACGGTGGCAGAAAAGTAATTGACCCTGAGCAGTTGAAATTTAAAGAAATGGTTGACCCTTATGGGTTAATGAATCCTGGTAAGAGTAAAGTGCTGAGTGCTGAGTAAATTTTCTTTCGCTGCCTCAACCGTATAGCGATAAGTAAAAAGGCAAAAGTAAAAAGGCAAAAATGAACAATACTTTTGACTTTTAGTTTTTTACTTTTGACTTCTCTGGTCTTGCCATAACGATAATTTTTAACACTGAGCTACTTAAACTAATGAAAGGTATTGCATCTATTATTGGCGAAGAAAATATTGTTTTTTGGGAAAATCTCGCAGCCAGTCAACAAAAATCTATTCAACAGGCGACATCTGCTGTAAATTCCCCTTGTATTGTCTATCCCCACACTCAAACACAACTATCTCAAGTTATGACCATCGCCTATCAAAATCAGTGGCGAGTCCTGCCTTGTGGGAGTGGTAGTAAACTGAACTGGGGTGATTTAGCCAAAGGCATTGATATTGTCGTCAGTACAGAACGAATTAACCAACTCATCGAACATGCGGTTGGTGATTTGACTGTCACTGTAGAAGCGGGGATGAAATTCGCCCAACTCCAAGGAATTTTGGCAAAATCACGCCAATTTCTTGCCCTTGACCCCACAGCCCCAGAAACAGCAACTATTGGTGGTATTGTGGCTACTGGTGATACAGGTTCTCTGCGACAACGTTATGGTAGTGTCCGCGACCAGTTACTCGGTATTACCTTTGTACGTGCGGATGGGCAAATTGCCAAAGCTGGTGGACGAGTTGTTAAAAACGTTGCTGGCTACGACTTGATGAAGTTGTTTACTGGGTCTTACGGTACATTAGGAATTATTAGTCAAGTCACTTTTCGCGTGTATCCGATGCAAGAAGTAGCGGGTACTGTGGTGTTAACTGGTACAGCAGAGGCTATATCTCAAGCCGCTTCTACATTGCGAGGTTCGGCGTTAACGCCAACCCAAGCTGATTTACTATCTGCACAACTTGTATCTGACTTAGGTTTAGGTACAGGATTAGGATTAATTGCTCGTTTCCAAAGTATTAGTGAAAGTGTCAAAGAACAATCAAACCGCCTTTTGGAAGTTGGGACAAAATTGGGGTTAAATGGTGCATTATACGCCGATGGCGATGATACCGATATATGGCAGAGATTGCAAAATCAAATCAAATCTCCGCACACAGATTCGGCAATTACCTGCAAAATAGGAGTGTTACCAAGTGCGGCTGTGGAGATTTTAAATCAAGTAAAAATTGGTTTAATTCATATTAGTAGTGGTTTGGGTTGGCTACAATTAGAGGAGCAGAATCAAGTTTTAGAATTGCGCGATCGCACTCAAAATCATCAAGGCTTCTTAACTATTTTAACCGCACCTACAACAGTCAAACAAAATATTGATGTTTGGGGATACACAGGTAATGCTTTGCCCTTAATGCGCGGCATTAAAGCACAGTTTGATAGCCAAAATATTTTAAGTCCTGGTCGTTTTGTAGGTGGAATTTAACTCACTACCACCAAAAAAGTACATATACAACTTATTTCATAGCCAAACGCGAAAGAGAGTATATTTACTCGGCACTCAGCACTTTCAACTCAGAGAGGAAATATGCAAGTTTCAGAAAACTCTGTTAACAATACAGCTAGTATTAAAAATTTACCAGGCTTTGATAGTAAT encodes the following:
- a CDS encoding ABC transporter ATP-binding protein, with translation MSNHTAITLSHISKVYANGTVALQDLNLSIPEAQFVSLVGASGCGKSTVLRLIAGLGKVSSGNIDWGIPQAARKLAFVFQDAALMPWATVRENIRLPLKLVGVPKQDAQNLVQQALALVGLTNFADSYPRQLSGGMKMRVSIARALVTQPNILLMDEPFGALDEITRSKLNSDLLDLWQKYHWTVVFVTHNIYEAVYLSNRVLVMGTNPGRVVADIAIDVPYPRDEEFRTSVLYNEYCRKVSRCLAEAIN
- a CDS encoding FAD-binding oxidoreductase yields the protein MATTNLETLTAAFSDIETITDPNQVAKLSQDYHTFSPVLVPKLAGKVGDIVVRPANEEEVIKVASICAELRIPVTVRGAGTGNYGQCVPMHGGVILDMTKMQEILWINPGVARVQAGVKLTALDKQAKGIGWEMRMAPSTYRTATIGGFVAGGSGGIGSIQYGLLGDRGNLLALRVVTLEEEPRVIELRGDDVQKVNHAWGINGIITEVEIPLGTAYPWAEVIVTFNDFMTAAKFGQALGNADGMIKKLISIFASPIPEYFSALHQYIPDATHAALLMIAEPSLELLPGLVQQYNGQITYQKPAQEAGKGLNLAEFTWNHTTLHARSVDTSITYLQSIFPADKGLELVEELYHYFGDEVMMHLEFIRVKGRVIPAALQLVRYTTEARLNEIIHYHEAKGVFIANPHTYIIEDGGRKVIDPEQLKFKEMVDPYGLMNPGKSKVLSAE
- a CDS encoding ABC transporter permease codes for the protein MFSRSYKLTADGRGSALGRQCVAEVPSVVATVVGSADLKQLPYGWTLMKIFDRKTQTKLISAEALAPVVVGVLVLLLWDILVRVTNLPPYILPGPLLVLQTLIADWNELFSSLLITLQITIVAFIAAVVSGLLMAILFTQSKWIEKSLFPYAVILQTTPIVAIAPLIILWFKNNTFAALVVCAWIVAFFPIVSNTTLGLNSVDRNLLNLFQLYKASRWQTLWYLRLPSAMPYFLGGLKISGGLALIGAVVAEFVAGTGGAKSGIAYRILISSYNLQIPRMFAALFLTTGLGVLIFVSLSYLSDFILSKWHESAVKYEN
- a CDS encoding URC4/urg3 family protein gives rise to the protein MEKTAEAQSSQREIEYLRSPRAIRERCGQILALVNEGKSSYFTCDLSQLGKVADYVIEVMRSEYPDLNIPFHSRWRHFEVQGIPRLAKLDNLLAGLTPLQQAIAKFDLAIVSVLLDAGAGESWRYREQSTGLSLGRSEGLAIASFEMFCAGAFSLSGLPQVDALKLLRLTEAELATGFQVSAENPLVGMSGRSQLLQRLGRVVIAFPHLFGEENPRPGNLVNYLVSKSQNGQLAATTVLSAVLQGLSEIWPGRLTIAGVNLGDVWQHSAISDDGLVPFHKLSQWLTYSLLEPLQELGLIITDLDELTGLPEYRNGGLCLDLGLIKLKDPNILDSSHSVDSELIIEWRALTVILLDEIAATVREKLGMSVAELPLVKILQGGTWTAGRKIAAALRKGGQPPIQINSDGTVF
- a CDS encoding ABC transporter substrate-binding protein; its protein translation is MNPLPPTTTVIHRFSRRQFIQHGFICMGSGLLAACTNSNQPANSSSQLDKVSFGTNWYAQAEHGGFYQAIATGIYQKHGLDVTIKMGGPQVPSGTQLLVGGAVDFFMGYGIDAINAIAQGIPKITVAAIFQKDPQCLISHPNPAIQTLADLKGKPIYVSAAANVTYWPVLKVKYGFTDDQKRPYNFNPAPFLADKTSAQQGYITSEPYAIEKQGGFKPTVFLLADYGYSTYATTIETTKELVEKNPDLVQRFVDASIKGWYSYLENPQPGNQLIKKDNPEMTDDQLAFGIQKLKEYGIITSGTAEKQGIGAMSEERWQVLYDSMVTAGVYKPNVNYKDAFTLQFVNKGMEYYSR
- a CDS encoding FAD-binding oxidoreductase, whose translation is MKGIASIIGEENIVFWENLAASQQKSIQQATSAVNSPCIVYPHTQTQLSQVMTIAYQNQWRVLPCGSGSKLNWGDLAKGIDIVVSTERINQLIEHAVGDLTVTVEAGMKFAQLQGILAKSRQFLALDPTAPETATIGGIVATGDTGSLRQRYGSVRDQLLGITFVRADGQIAKAGGRVVKNVAGYDLMKLFTGSYGTLGIISQVTFRVYPMQEVAGTVVLTGTAEAISQAASTLRGSALTPTQADLLSAQLVSDLGLGTGLGLIARFQSISESVKEQSNRLLEVGTKLGLNGALYADGDDTDIWQRLQNQIKSPHTDSAITCKIGVLPSAAVEILNQVKIGLIHISSGLGWLQLEEQNQVLELRDRTQNHQGFLTILTAPTTVKQNIDVWGYTGNALPLMRGIKAQFDSQNILSPGRFVGGI
- a CDS encoding tetratricopeptide repeat protein, with the protein product MDSLSINSLLEDLKNPNASVREKATKKLWRIWFQQKGIHGLEKIDKSQKLLDAGKTTEAESLLTKLIQEQPDFAEAWNRRAFLYYSLGKYKESLADCQMVIQINPVHFGALHGMGLCYAAIGQYVDAIKAFKRALAIQPYSLVNQKLILECTLRLS